CTTTAAAACTTCTTGCTTTAAGACCAGGGGAcaagggcttttttattttaggttttatagCAGGTTTTTGCAGCCTCATTGGACATTTTGGACTGACTAATATTTTGTTCTGgagggctgtcctgtgcactgtagATTGTTTAGCAGTAATATCTCTTACCTCTACTCACTAATACCAGTAACTACCCTCTTTAGTACTAATAACTACCCTCTTTAGTCGTGACAGTTCAGAATGTTCCCAGGAATTTCCAAATGTTCCCAAGGGTAGGTGGCAAAATCATCCCTCGTTGAAAACTACTTGCTTACAGGAATTATCAGGGGAACTTTATAACATGTAAATTGTGCCTTTTACCTGGATAGGCttcaagaatctgcattttaacaatcATCTGTTTAGGTATGGATACATCTAGTTCTTGAATGATACAGAAAtgtttgttttctccatttttttatttggtGGTCCCTAATGGAGGTACTACTAGGTTATTAGCTATTGAAGTTCATGTATGATACTATACTAGACACTGTACCTACTGTTTGGGTGAGTTGGGGGGGGGCAGGGATTTTTGCTTAGCACTGGCTTTGAATGTCTCTTCCACAGATTTGGGCAGTGTGCTTAGGTATCAGGAATACCAAATGAGTAAGATACTTTCCCTGTTATTCCTGAGTAGCTTAGAATCTACTGTGGAAGATGGGTAGCAAAAGGGCAAATTATAAAACAGCTTGTTAAGGGCCATGGACTAAAAGTGGAAAGAGGTGCTCTGAGTGGACCCACTTAGCCCTTGGGAGGGAGAGAGCCCTCTTTATGAAGCCTTCAGAAGCCAGTGGGACACTCCACTGGTGTCATATCCCTTCCTTAGACACTGATACATTAGTCTAGCACTGCATTTACTTGGATTATAATATTTCCTTGcagttttttgcttttcaaatttatttcaccCTAAATTGTAAATACTTTCAAATCAGTCAAATAAACAggtttatttctttccatttggcCATTGTATTTCTCTGCAGGTATTTTTTCCCCTGCGCTACTGCTCTCCAACTGGATTTTAATCTGAATTTAAGCCATTCTCCAGGTTTAACAGAGAATCTTAACATATTCAcaagagcatctgtacctttagggtCACGCCATAGTTCCACTTTCTGCCTCACAGGATTTCTGTGGGAATTGTTGTGAATCTAATATAGCCAGGCACATAGTTGGATGaataaaattttgttcttttccgCACCATtcttttatccaaaagaaaagaaaaatctctgtaGGGCAGTTTGTAGATATTCTCCTACTAGACCTCTCAGTAGCTTCTGACAGAAAATATACTGCCTTTGACTTAATAGCCATTTATGAAAATAGGTCATTTAAAacaagcctgagtaagagtcaagagagggagagaaggcatAGAGAGTGATTACTAAGACTTTAATTTTGAAGGGAGAAGTTTTACCAAGGTGACCCTTGCAGAAAGGTCTTCCTCTTATGTGTTTATGGTTCAAGAGTCTTACCTCTTGCTTCAGAAATTGTCAGAACTGTTCCTTCTGGCTTATCcaatttaaaagatgaaaacttaGAATTACTTGAGCCAAGTGATGAGAAAAATTGTGGTGTCAAGACCAATTTACTCATACAAAATGGATTTATGGGCAAGTCATTAAGTAAAAGGGAGTACCAAGGAAGCCTAATGAAGACTAATGTAAAGAATATGGCTTTCCTAAAGTGATGGATAAAATGTGTTTGTGGCAACCGTATTCTTCCCAAATAActttaacaatatattttttaagagatttaGATATTCCGGAGAACAACTGAGAAACTTGTTAGCCCCTCCTTTCATGTTGCTTACAGTATTTTGAAGGAGAATAGACTATACACgtacacatgtatttttataaatacaaaaggAAAGAGTATGTGAGTGTACAGTGCAGAGCGGTAGGTTGTATCAGATGCCAAACTATACTAAGCGGCTCCCTCCTTTCTGCTACCGAAAGCTGAAAGTAGAACACAAGCAGCTTCCTTCTTAAAACCCTGCCCTGGTCCCTATCATGACAACACTGTTTCCCAAACTTCCTAGTTTGTAAGAATGTCCCACACTTGTGCTAACAGATTCCTGGGTCATACCCCGTAACTGAGTAGAATCTCCAAGTGCCCTGAATGATTCAGGTTCAGGAAGCTGACACAGAGGTTTAGGCCCTTGCTGCCTGTCAAGGTGGCACTGCTCCCTACTGTAACTGTCTCCTGCCTGCCTGTGCACATTTTACCCTCAAACCCAAACATGCTGTCCAGTGCGTTTGCTAAGACTGTTCTTTCAGCTGGTGGACCCCTGCTTCTCAACTTCAAACTGAGCTCAGGTGTCACCTTCTCCAGAAATCCTTCTTTGATCTGGGAAACCTAGGCTCAGAGAGTCTTCTCTGCCCTCTTCTTCTGCATAATTCCATCTCAATACATATCACCTTTGTAAAATTCTCCATTCACTTGTTTTTCACCCCCTTGGAGTGTAGTCTCTGAGGGCCCAAGGCCAAGTGTCTGACACAGTACTTGCTCCATGAAAGATGCAAGTGTTGATTGCCTACAGAAGGAAGAGATTGATGTTAATTGGATAGAAAGATGAGCTTAATGGATGAGGTGTTACCTTTGGTGAGCTTAGAAGAACATAGCTGTGGTTTCTAAAAAAGGTGCAGAAAgttaatattaataacatttaaaaaataacctataCTGTCAGATAGTGTTTTCTGACAGTCATTaacttttaactctccttctaattttttgctttgcacattttttcatcttaaattttAAGTATTCTAGGAATAGTTGAAATTACTAGTAAAGTAGTTAATAATATCCCTGTGAACTAGATTTTCACATCATAATGTGTTTTAGTggtttttaacatgaaaaataatttatctcgggcggcgcctgtggctcagtgagtagggcgccggctccatatgccgagggtggcgggttcaaacccagccccggccaaactgcaacaacaacaaaaaaatagccgggcgttgtggcgggcgcctgtagtcccagctactcaggaggctgaggcaagagaatcgcgtaagcccaagagttagaggttgctgtgagccgtgtgacgccacggcactctaccaagggcggtacagtgagactctgtctctaaaaaaaaaaaaagaaaaataatttatctcaGTTTTGTACTGAAGAAATCGTGGCCTAATGGGATCTGTAGTAGGAAATGAAACTTACAGTCATGAAATGAGTACCAGACCTTGAGAGTTAGTATTTTCTATAATGTATTCAACACGAAACAGCACACGTTTAAAATATAAGGCAGTTTATACATGACAAATCTTAACAAATCTTTATACAgcaagatttgtttgtttgtataaAGCTTGTTAGGGGTATTGAATCTGTTACAGtatttactttgtaatttttctccTTGTACTTAAAACAGCATAAATAAAATTGTTGTGTGGTCTGAATTTTGAACGAATAGTCATTCTGAACAGTAGTTGTAATTTTTAGTTATCTGTTGTGATTGTGGAGCTGAAAAATGAGCTGGCAATTTAATGGCAAAATTAAAATTTGTCAAGTGAAAAAATCAGTTGATGAATTTCAGACATACCTTTTAAGCTTTGGGGGAAGTGTGAGTAGTCCAAAATGACAGCCCAAAATTCAGAAATAGTTTCCAAAGTTGTACTTTCCTTTGTTTAACTTAGGATGTTGACTCTTCTTggttaaagaaaattattttacttagattatgattatttttgtttagtCATACCCTTTAAACAAGCGTTTAAAGTCTTCTAAACTTTAAGTTGTTTAAACAGAGCCTTTGTGCCTGACATGGTTTTGAATTCTTgcccattgtgtacatatacttTCGCGGGTTACTATGGAAGTTTTGAGAGAGATTGTGTCACGGTCCATTATTGTAATTCTAAGAAACActgtcaacagcatcctttctgattgacttgtgcaagtttcaacttgctaggCCTATCGGTGTTGCTGGATGGCTTCATTGGTTTACATctatgtggattttatgtttcttgatttttttgtttatctcaGAACTTTTATAATAACCCAtgtatttgttgaacaaatgaaaaacCAGTAACCTAACATTCCAACTTACTCTAACTGCTGATCCTACACAAACTTACTTTGAGAACATCTCCAAACAACAACCCTATACCCAAACTCAGATTATTGAGTAGATGAACTCAGAGTGAAATAAGCAGGGCTGTTTATTATTGCAAATtttgattgaaaataaaataatttgcgTTCTTGAGAATCCTTTAAGTATACTAATTATTAAATCTCAGTTCTGGAGTTGGAATGAAATAACCAGTGCTATTTATGGAAGAatgtttaatgaaaattttgattGAAGACAAAAGAACAACTCGAATTTTGAAgagaatctttaaaatattaattgaatcaataataatttttaagtctCAATGCTAGATGACTACTAAATAATACTGGTGCTAAATTTGACTGAAAtagattattttccaaaatttgttTACTCTCAGTTTTTGCTTAAGTAACTGcagttttgttaatttaaaaatattttgagaaagatAGCTATTATATAATAAGTTGAGTTTTGAAAGGAGTGATGAGACTTGTATATGTGATTGATTTGGGGGGTAATGCTGTCTCATTCTCTATTTTAGACTCCTGTTAACACTTgaattttaaggctttttttctttattatttagagCAGAAATCTGTTATAATCAAGTCAAAAAAACTTTGCATAAGCAATTTTCAGAAGGCTGTTTAAAGTTGTGACTAAGAACATCAGCTGGGTGTGTACtttctagctatgtgaccttgagcagagTGTTTAACCTTTCTttgtccatttcttcatctgtaaaaaaggtaaaaataagacctaccttAAAGGGTAGTGAtatttaaatggattaaaaaatgtaaagggcTTGGATAAATACTGACATAATATGCTTAAATATTATCTCAATTATGATTATAATTCATTTCAGAGATAGCATTTAGGCATCAGTTGTTTATAATGTGCTTATCCTATATAATATGGACTTTAAAATAGGACTGAGTTGAGCTTGAATCTTCCTTCACAATTTGGTTCCATCACATCTTAgggcaaattatttaatcatCTGTGCCTTTATTTTCATCAAGTCTTTAATATTAAGACTTTCCCAGGGTTTTTGTAAAGATAAAAGTAATTGTGTTTGAAAAGAGCATAGAGTGCTCAGTAAATGGAGGTAGTGGCGGCTGAGATGAGCATAGTGTGTGTGAGGTGATAGTGACAAGGGATTAAGAGCAGGTGCTTTGTAAACATAGGGCTCTCTCTGAAGAGGCCGTGCCGTGGATGTTGTGGGGCCTGAATGACATAATGCATGTAAATGCATAGTTTGGTTTAACTCCATTGCTACTGCATGTTTGCTGTCATGCAGTAATGGACTAATTATGAGTCTTTGATATTTGGTTTTCTATAAATACATTAAGGgcttagggtttttttgttgaaTAATCAACTTTTGTCTTTACCTTTATTGCTCTTTCTCATATTTCTGATCAGGATTATTAAAATGAGTCTTCGGAAGCAAACCCCTAGTGACTTCTTAAAGCAAATCATCGGACGGCCAGTTGTGGTAAAATTAAATTCTGGAGTGGATTATCGAGGTAATATTTTCAGTGTTCCATGCTCACTGGTGTGACTAAATAAGTAAATGTGACTGATTTTTATTAACCTCTTAATTACACGCAATCATCTAAAAAATTAGTGGACATTAATAGTTTTTATGCCTATCTCTTTTTCTGCTTCTGAGATGGTTCCTTTCAGAGCGACAACTCTTGTCAGTTGAGTGTGTGCTTCTGACTTGGAGTGTGGTTTGTGTGACTtcatctcctttctctactttgaGGTAATGGGTTCCTAGGCTTCCTGAAAGGGATTCCTGGTCAAGTCAGGCATGAATAATTAGACTGCAGGACACTTTGTTTTTGCAGATGTATTCAAGGTTGGCAAGCGACTATTTAGGTAGTATAATTTTACAACATGAACTTCCTGTTCATATAACGTGGGGTATCCAAAGATGCCTTTCTGTTCTGAAATTAACTTTATGGGGAAGAGGGaatcaaatttcatttttaaagttacttAATTTTTGATCTTCCAAATTTAAAGTATGTCAAATTACCTGGACTATTTCACATGTATAGCTAACTAATTTGTTAGCAGAGTGTCTTAGTCTgggatgctataacaaaatacctcagACTAGGTaggtaatttgtaaagaacagaaatttattttctttcagttttggaGGCTAGGAAATCCAAGATCGAGGCACCAGCATGCTGGGTTGTCTGGTGAGGGTTGTCTCTCCCAGAGGGAAGAATCCTGTGTTCTCACAAAGCAGATAACACAAGGGCAAGCTAGCCAGCTCGTGAAATGCTGCAGGAAGCCTCTTTTACGGGGCCTTCATAATGTTCATGAGACAggagttttttgagacagtcttcatctgtcgccctcggtaaagtgtccttgtgtcacagctcacagcaacctcaaactctggggctcaagcagtcctcttgggtcagcctcctgagtagttgggactacaggcagtacatcaccacacctggctaacacTCCTGTCTTTGCATCCagagattacaggcacgagccaccatgcctggccttgttttctttttgtttttaaccgATTTTCTATTAATAGGAAATTAGATGCTTTCTAATTTCCTATTAATAGGAAATTAGACATGTAGATGCTTACGATTTTTTTGTAGACAATTCTACTCCTTTGACACATGTCTTGAGCACTCGACTGGGTATCGCTTTAGAATAAATTCTTTGGGCTAGGATTTCCACGTCAAAGGGTGCCAAGAGGCTGTGCATCAAAGTATCCAGCTTTATCCTCCATGTTTTCTCCAACACTTGTATTAGTTTCATTCATCTTTTCCAGTCTAATTGGCAACAGGTagtatctcattttatttatattttctttatttactagGTAACCTTACTAAaagaatgtgtttattttgtggttggaggaaaaataaattctaacagCTCTTTGTAGCAATGTCTCtaagtttaaagaaaatttcttattttctgttatttatagtAGTTTATCCCGTGGAAAAGGGAGAGTATTATAATTCTGACCTCCTGgacaggttatttattttttttaaacctttgctATGAGGATAGATATTTTGATCAGAAGTATGCATTTCATTtggaaattctttttattatttttcaaatatatttgcaTAATCAGGTCTCAGAAGGTTCTTATTCATTGACAGTTGTgatttacatataaaaaaatagagCAGGAAACAAACTAAAGTTGTATCTTAAGATTTCTTTTGCTAGGAAATAATTGTAATTAGTTGTTCACAATCCACTCTGATTCTTTGAAAGTTTACGGCTTATAGCAGAATTCTGTTAGAGTAACATCTTACGCTCTCATCACACACATACCCAgttttgaaaagaaacttttgTTTAGAGGATAATGGGGGCAGAGGCAGAGAGTGAGAAGCATATTAATGAAGTTAAGACTTTAAATGAAACTATTGACTCAGCTAATCGAATTGACTCCGCataatatttgtttttgcttACATTTTTCCTAGAAAATACAACTTTAAATTAGAGACAGGGTTAAAGGTTTAAAGattttcatcttttgaaaaacatCATCAGGTCAAATTTTGCAAAATTTATACCATCTTAACACAGTTAAAAAGATTGATTCAAACTGTTACCTAGAATGCTCCCTGGAATGTTTTTAGCCATTTTCTCCATTAGTTTTGATTGGAAAATATTATAACTGTAACAAAACAGAATGGGATGTGTTATAATGCAATATGTTGCCCTGTATTCTCAAGCTGCTCTTCACTGTGAGTCACAGCTTTAAGATGTTCTTTCAGGAGCACCTGCTGTCTCCTCTTCTATTATTTTAACAGATTGTGGAGACTTCCTCTTAACCTTGGAGTACATTCATCTGCTGCAGTAGATGttgtgaaagaatgaaataaatcttCCAGACCCATTTTTCACTTAGTAGCTAAAGTAAGAGATGCCACTGGAACGGAGAATCATTTGTTCATGCATAACTGCCTGCTCCTGTCCTTAGCTTTCAGTtggaatattcttattttttgtgaACACTTTAAAAGTTGCTGTGTGATCATACGTGCCATGAGGGACATGCCAGTTTGTTATTTTTCCTGGTAGTAGTGAGTACGTGACTGCTTTCCAGGCCATCATGCACACTGGCATAGAGTGAAGACCTGTTTTGTGCTCAGGTCTGCTGACTTTCATTTATAGTGTGGGTTTTTATATTAAACATCTAGGAGCTAATGAATAAAACGATTGTCAGCTGTAAGTTATACCCTGTAATTTTCAACTCTTATTTgctttgtatatcttcttttggaCTAAATCTGCCTGCAGGGGTCCTGGCTTGCCTGGATGGCTACATGAATATAGCCCTGGAGCAGACAGAAGAATATGTAAATGGACAACTGAAGAATAAGTATGGGGATGCGTTTATCCGAGGAAACAATGGTAACGTTTCTTTACAGTTGTACAGCATCCAAAATAAGCCTTTTGTTTATAACCAGgatcaccaaagatttttctAGATAATTTGAGAGTTCAGTtttacttttgattatttttaagtgCTTCTATCTCAGTTCTTCAGTGTGAGCAGTTCTTTTTTTAGATGCTTCAGAGAATTTTGAAACTAGAAATTCTCTCTTTCCCGTCTTTACTCATGAGGAGCAAAGAGGCATTGGTACTGATCCAGCACCTTGATCTCTTAAACATTAGTTTATTATATTTCACCAACAAGCATTCCTGTCTGTTGTAGTCTGAAAGTTGGAACTGTAAGAATGGGTACATTTTCCTGTTATCTTTGGTTTGCATAATTTGACATTTAGTCTTTATTTGTCCCTTCTCTATTAAACATTCAGATGCTTTTTGTGGTGATTTGTAACCTTTAGTTTGACAAAAAATGGCAAAACAGGAAATGTGGTTCCTAAGTTACCTATTTTGGCAACTAATatggtgaaatttttttttaagttagttttttttttttttaattaagtttatttatttttgtatttttttgttgttgcagtttggccagggctgggtttgaacttgccacccttggtatatgggtccggcaccccactctctgagccacaggcaccacccgtgaaattttttttaattgtaatttttttattggaaaacaAATATACAGCTTAGAATGATTTGAGGTAAATTATGCCATAAGTAGTTTTTCTTGAAGTGGCTAAACAGAGTTTAAAAGCAagtaacaatgaaagaaaatatttctggtaCAGGACCAGCAGTACAAAACCATAGTGTGTGAGTACCAGGATAAAACATCTTTTAAGTACATATTGTTGACTGTCCATAGTCTACACCAAGTTACAACTTCACACTTCAACAGCAACATGCTGATAGTTCCTAAAAAAAGCTTCTTAAAAAAAGGTATAACCCAGATGTTCCCTCATTTGACCAACTCCATCTAAGTTTAGATGTGCAGAAGGACTTAAATATATCTAGAGTAAGCCACATGCAACATGTTTCTTGATCAGTTTTCTAAAGTAAGATTTCAGGACAATGACAGATAAGGATAGGGAAGAAAACCTGGGGGAATGAAGTCCTAATtactatacatgtatatttttttgaCTGGAGTGAGAAACCTTTTTCAGATAagttacaaataaagaaaaggcaaataaacaaTTTTGTACAAGAAATTTAACACGTTCTGTACAGTGTCCTCACTTTGCTGTCATCATTTGTACAAACTCTTCTTCACTTGACCATCATCTGCTTCCCTGTCATTTCGTCAGCCTCTTCATCTGTTAACTTCTCTGTGACGTTTGCCATCAGGTGGCAAAGCTCTGCTGCACTGATACAGCCATTGCCATCCTTATCAAACACGCAGAATGCTTCTCTCATTTCTTCTTCACTGtctgtctttcatttttcttgccatCATTGTCAGAAATTCAGGGAAGTCAGTTGTGCCATTACCATCAGCACCTACTTCATTAATCATATCCTATAACTCTGCTTCTGTAGGATTCTGCCCAAGAGACCTCATTACAGTTCCCAATTCCTTTGTTATAGTTGCATCACCATCCTTGTCAAATAGTGAAAGGGCTTCTTTGAATTCTGCAATCTGCTCTGCAGTCAGTGGGTCAGCCATGCTGTAGGTGCTACTGGTTTCTGAGATGCCACCACACAACCACTtgtgaaaatttattttgaagtacctcgtttcaaaatgaaaattatcaaTGAAGTCATATTTGAACTTTTGGCAGGGAGAAGAAGCCATTTAAAATTATGGGAATTATCTGTTGActagtcccccccacccccctttttggTCCCATCCTCCAAAAAGAACTCTTGGATTAAGTTCagatttttctattgatttctttAATTCTGGATAGTATCTTCAACGACTTTAATAGTAACAGGTGGATCTCTTTGCTGTGAATTATACATTTTGTTATAATAGTTATTCTATCCCCTGTTCTTACATTACCATAtctcttcatgtatttttatatacatctTTTGCTTGTTTTCTAGTCCTTCTGATATTAGTAATGCAGAATTCCttctattttcatattattattatttgacttcttccttttacTAAGAAGTGTCATGATCTTAAGACAGCTGATGGCAGAGTTGCCAGCAGGCCAGGTTTTGTGAGTGTTGATAGGGTAGAGCCTTTTGCAGGGACACCGGATCTAGGACTTGTCCATTTTCCCAGGGGGCTTTACGTAGTCTGTTGGCATTCTCACACTTCCTCCCATGTTGCCTCTTCCATGATGTAATCAACGATAGTTATTTTTAGATGCCCCAATTCACATCTTTGGCTCTTAAAGAGGATCCTGAGGTACTTGATTAATTCTGTGTTCTTTGATCAAGACATCTCTTAATGTTCACTTTAAACAAATGTGTTCAGAATCTGAGTAGGCTTGGAGGGGTGAAAGGATGCCTATACATCTCTTGTAAAACCTTGGGCCAGTctgctaattttgttttattatgtgtCGCATGCCCCAAGGAGTTCAGTTGGGTGGTCATGATAGGACTAGCTTAGCAAAACTTTGGCTAACACTAAAAGTCATGATTTTGACAGGGAACTCAGAATAAGGACTTTggtatctttaaagaaaaaaacctcctCAGTTCTTGTTTATTGTGTTGCAATTAAAAAGGTAAACATCAAGTTTAGCATTTATAGTGGGGAGATTGATACAAATATGTTATTTATTCTTAATTTGAAATACATGGTACAACTGAGTACATTTAATGGTTTACTTTCCTAAAAGTCTTGGTATACTTCTGATTATAAAGCCTTCTTAGATTCCAGGGAGTTTGACATATATTTTATCTCTCTGGTTACAGTTTGCAAAGTAAATCAGATACGTAAATAAGATTAAGACACAGTTTCATTCATAAGAGGTCAACCCCAGGTCTAGATTTATAACAAGTAGTCATATACTGGTTCTGGAATAATTCTGTGGTATAAGAATTCCTTTCAAATTTCAGAGGTGTCAGGCCAAAATCTGTCTGCTTACTACTATGACATTTAAGAacaagttttttttaatgtatttctttttttcttttcagtattgTACATAAGTACGCAGAAGAGAAGGATGTGAAGACTCCACAAGAGCAACACTTTTCATAGttggatatattttttatgaaatttttttctatattttggttcTTTCATGGTATGATTTGtaatgtttttataataattggcaattttttgttgatttatgagtaagataaatgtataaaattgtgGATGTAATTTCACATTTAAGTTTCAGTCATTTTCTTTTACCTCTGTGACAGTGTACAGAatgctaaaagaataaaaacaaaataaaatcttatgtcTTTCTACAAGATTATTTAACTTAAATTTCAAGGAGGATCATTTTGTTTGATTTGCTTTACTTGTCTGGCTGACTAAAATGATGTATACAGTGGACATACAATTAATACATTTCAGAAGCTTCCTTCTTTATCCCATCTTCTTCTGCTTACCATGTAAAATACTTGAGTGAATGTGTTTTGCAAAGACATTTTGGTTCAGTCTGAGGCTATATAAAGGGGCCACAGGGTCAGAAGTTCAGCCACTGGGATTCAGTCACCTAAATGGAAAAGAGAATTGGGAGCTAACTGTCACAAAAGGAGTGGGAATCTGAATTGAGGTGGGAGAGAAATTCTAAAGATTAACAGTCTGCCAGTTAGCTGCAAACCTTTCTGTCCACAGTCACCCTGCAACTCCTGTGCAATTAGGCTTTTTAGGTTTTCCTGCTGCCTTTCAGGAGCATTGGCATCAATGTTCTCTTGGTTTATGAACACGGTAGGGGAGGAGACATTCCTGGACATCCCCAGCAGTCAGTTAAATTAAAGCAAAGCCTGGAGTTTATAAATTCTTTCAGGTTGCAATTGCTAAGCTGTGATTGGGAAAGAATTTTTCTGAACTCTTGCTTAGCAAGCGGCTTTAGGGAAGCCTTTCTCTAAAATCAGAGCTGCGTTTGAACGTGATGTTGTCCAGGAACAGAATACCAGGCTTTATGTTGCTTGGCACAAGACAGCTCCTCCGGGTTCTGTGACTCCGGCTGAGAGGAttttcacaatttattaatgaGCTTTCTACAACCCAGCTTTATTTTCTGAACAGTTTTACGCTGTCTCTAGGAATAACAAATCTATCTAGGCACTGAGGTTGAATGAACACCAGACAATTGTGTGAATGTTGCATTggcctttttcttccctccttccccaatCTAAGCAGAATTCCTATCTCAGGAGCTGGTGGTGTGATTGGAAATAATGGCCTGGTTGAGGGATATGCGAGCAGGatctggaaggagggagggaagggcagtgttttgtcttgttttattttaaatatcagaGAGTA
This Nycticebus coucang isolate mNycCou1 chromosome 1, mNycCou1.pri, whole genome shotgun sequence DNA region includes the following protein-coding sequences:
- the LSM6 gene encoding U6 snRNA-associated Sm-like protein LSm6, yielding MSLRKQTPSDFLKQIIGRPVVVKLNSGVDYRGVLACLDGYMNIALEQTEEYVNGQLKNKYGDAFIRGNNVLYISTQKRRM